A single window of Bradyrhizobium daqingense DNA harbors:
- a CDS encoding XdhC family protein codes for MKLAILHELNSERAARRPVILVTDTESGEQRLVKAADFAKDPLRAELEKQLRMGKSANVEAGGKKLFLNVYAPTAKLVIVGAVHISQALAPLARSLGYDVTVVDPRTAFASPERFPDIPLIAEWPDTALPPLNVDAYTAFVAVTHDPKIDDPALLHAFERNCFYIGALGSRKTHAKRGDRLRAQGAKDSDIARIHAPIGLAIGAVSPSEIAVAIMAEITAVLRLPPKEKEEAA; via the coding sequence GTGAAGCTCGCGATCCTGCACGAACTCAATTCCGAGCGCGCCGCGCGCCGGCCCGTGATCCTGGTGACGGACACCGAGAGCGGCGAGCAGCGCCTGGTGAAGGCCGCAGACTTTGCCAAGGATCCGCTGCGGGCCGAGCTGGAAAAGCAGCTGCGCATGGGCAAGAGCGCCAATGTCGAGGCCGGCGGCAAGAAGCTGTTCCTCAACGTCTACGCGCCGACCGCAAAGCTCGTGATCGTCGGTGCGGTCCATATCAGCCAGGCCTTGGCGCCGCTGGCGCGCTCGCTCGGCTATGACGTTACCGTGGTCGATCCCCGCACGGCCTTTGCCAGCCCAGAGCGCTTTCCCGACATTCCGCTGATCGCGGAGTGGCCCGATACTGCGCTGCCGCCGCTCAATGTCGATGCCTACACCGCCTTCGTCGCGGTGACGCACGATCCCAAGATCGACGATCCCGCGCTGCTGCACGCCTTCGAGCGCAATTGCTTCTACATCGGCGCGCTCGGCTCGCGGAAGACTCATGCCAAGCGCGGCGACCGGCTGCGGGCGCAGGGCGCCAAGGACAGCGACATCGCGCGCATCCATGCGCCCATCGGGCTTGCGATCGGCGCAGTCTCGCCGTCCGAGATCGCGGTGGCAATCATGGCCGAGATCACCGCGGTGCTTCGGCTGCCGCCGAAGGAGAAAGAAGAAGCGGCATGA